In one window of Rhizobium oryzihabitans DNA:
- a CDS encoding substrate-binding domain-containing protein: MNIVKFSAAALVASVAFAGAAAARDQIQVAGSSTVLPYAKIVAETFAETFPNFKAPVVESGGTGGGLKAFCSGVGEGTIDIANASRKIKTDELAACKAAGVADVQEVKIGYDGIVFAMDASNKDIKLEPKDLYLALAAEVVKDGKLVANPYKKWSEVNKELPDVAIAAYIPGSKHGTREVFEEKIMADGCKEAGATDAIKTLVPDAKQAAAKCIAVRKDGAAVDIDGDYTETLARIDANKTGLGVFGLAFYENNADRLKVATVSGVVPSTETVASGKYPVSRPLFFYVKKAHLGVIPGLKEYVEFFVSDEMIGPDSPLANYGLVAAPDKEREEIRAKFAAGASM, translated from the coding sequence ATGAACATCGTAAAATTTTCCGCAGCAGCTCTGGTGGCTTCTGTCGCCTTCGCTGGCGCCGCCGCTGCTCGCGACCAGATTCAGGTTGCCGGTTCTTCCACTGTTCTGCCCTATGCCAAGATCGTTGCCGAGACATTTGCTGAAACCTTCCCGAACTTTAAGGCTCCGGTTGTTGAGTCCGGCGGCACGGGCGGCGGTCTGAAGGCGTTCTGCTCCGGCGTTGGTGAAGGCACCATCGACATCGCCAACGCTTCGCGCAAGATCAAGACCGACGAACTGGCCGCCTGTAAGGCTGCTGGCGTTGCCGACGTTCAGGAAGTGAAGATCGGTTACGACGGTATCGTCTTCGCGATGGACGCATCCAACAAGGACATCAAGCTTGAGCCGAAGGATCTCTACCTCGCTCTCGCCGCTGAAGTCGTCAAGGACGGCAAGCTCGTTGCCAACCCCTACAAGAAGTGGTCGGAAGTCAACAAGGAACTGCCTGATGTAGCAATCGCTGCTTACATCCCGGGTTCCAAGCACGGCACGCGCGAAGTCTTCGAAGAGAAGATCATGGCTGACGGCTGCAAGGAAGCAGGCGCCACCGACGCCATCAAGACGCTGGTCCCCGATGCCAAGCAGGCTGCTGCAAAGTGCATCGCAGTCCGTAAGGACGGCGCCGCAGTCGACATCGACGGCGACTACACCGAGACGCTTGCTCGTATCGATGCCAACAAGACCGGCCTCGGCGTTTTCGGCCTCGCATTCTATGAAAACAATGCTGACCGTCTGAAGGTTGCGACTGTTTCGGGCGTTGTTCCGTCCACCGAAACCGTTGCCAGCGGCAAGTACCCGGTTTCTCGCCCGCTGTTCTTCTACGTGAAGAAGGCTCACCTGGGCGTTATCCCGGGCCTCAAGGAATATGTCGAGTTCTTCGTTTCTGACGAAATGATCGGCCCGGATTCCCCGCTCGCCAACTACGGCCTCGTTGCCGCTCCGGACAAAGAACGCGAAGAAATCCGCGCCAAGTTCGCTGCCGGCGCTTCGATGTAA
- the phoR gene encoding phosphate regulon sensor histidine kinase PhoR: MEGDSGLRLLAKKLRRNWLPVLVVSMLAVVAVSELHTPYMPAVLWLCAIIAILAVRERSAGARDENAAVETDEPEVPGENVISGVRAGLAVLDTPVFILDKNASVLYQNGAAERAFGQLPAGAHISARLRSPGLLDVIRETITTGQPNQVEHSERFPSERVFIVRIARADAGEVAGPPFYILSFRDVSELRRIDRMRSDFVANASHELRTPLASLRGFIETMQGPARNDPKAQERFLAIMLDQATRMSRLVDDLMSLSRLELRANIAPDQKVDLVPVIGHVRDALLPLADELDVDIILHLPDRPAEVQGDRDELVQVFQNLVENACKYGQEGKVVDVWLRAEPGKPVEVSVIDKGPGIPAEHVPRLTERFYRVSVADSRSKKGTGLGLAIVKHILTRHRARLIIKSELGNGTDFTVRF, encoded by the coding sequence ATGGAAGGCGATAGCGGATTAAGGCTTTTGGCAAAAAAGCTTCGCCGAAACTGGTTGCCCGTTCTGGTCGTCAGCATGCTTGCCGTCGTGGCCGTCTCGGAGCTTCACACACCCTATATGCCCGCTGTCCTGTGGCTCTGCGCCATCATCGCCATTCTGGCCGTTCGGGAAAGGTCGGCGGGTGCGAGGGACGAAAACGCGGCTGTAGAAACGGATGAGCCGGAAGTGCCCGGTGAAAACGTCATTTCCGGCGTCCGCGCGGGCCTTGCCGTCCTGGATACGCCGGTCTTCATCCTCGATAAGAATGCCAGCGTGCTGTATCAGAACGGCGCAGCGGAGCGCGCCTTCGGCCAGCTTCCGGCCGGCGCGCATATTTCCGCCCGGCTGCGTTCGCCGGGTCTGCTGGATGTCATTCGCGAAACCATCACCACCGGCCAGCCCAACCAGGTCGAGCATTCCGAGCGGTTTCCATCCGAGCGGGTCTTCATCGTCCGTATCGCCCGTGCCGATGCGGGGGAAGTTGCGGGACCGCCATTCTACATCCTGTCGTTCCGCGACGTTTCAGAGCTTCGCCGCATCGACCGTATGCGCAGCGACTTCGTCGCCAATGCCAGCCATGAATTGCGCACGCCGCTCGCCTCCCTTCGCGGTTTCATCGAGACAATGCAGGGGCCGGCGCGCAACGATCCGAAAGCGCAGGAACGGTTCCTCGCCATCATGCTGGATCAGGCAACCCGCATGAGCAGGCTGGTGGACGACCTCATGTCGCTTTCAAGGCTGGAATTGCGGGCGAATATCGCTCCGGACCAGAAGGTCGATCTCGTGCCCGTCATCGGCCATGTGCGCGATGCGCTGCTGCCGCTCGCCGACGAGCTCGATGTCGATATCATCCTGCATCTGCCCGACCGGCCGGCGGAAGTGCAGGGCGATCGTGACGAGCTGGTGCAGGTGTTCCAGAACCTCGTTGAAAATGCTTGCAAATATGGGCAGGAAGGCAAGGTCGTGGATGTCTGGCTGCGCGCCGAACCCGGCAAGCCGGTGGAGGTGAGCGTCATCGACAAGGGCCCGGGCATTCCCGCCGAACATGTGCCGCGCCTGACGGAGCGGTTCTATCGCGTCAGCGTCGCCGACAGCCGGTCCAAAAAGGGAACGGGCCTAGGGCTTGCCATCGTCAAGCACATCCTCACCCGCCACCGCGCCCGCCTCATCATTAAATCGGAACTGGGCAACGGCACGGACTTTACCGTCAGATTTTAA
- the pstB gene encoding phosphate ABC transporter ATP-binding protein PstB, translating to MNMLSEAAVEKALDKKMNEVSYKMIGKDVSVYYGEKRALYDVNLNVRENTVTALIGPSGCGKSTFLRTLNRMNDTIDGCRVTGKITLDTDDIYDQAIDVVELRARVGMVFQKPNPFPKTIYENIAYGPRIHGLARNKADMDQIVEQSLQKAGLWNEVKDRLLESGTGLSGGQQQRLCIARAVAVSPEVILMDEPCSALDPIATAKVEELIHELRTNYTIVIVTHSMQQAARVSQRTAMFHLGHLVEENETDKMFTNPDDQRTQDYIMGRFG from the coding sequence ATGAACATGTTGTCGGAAGCAGCAGTTGAAAAGGCGCTGGACAAGAAAATGAATGAAGTCTCATACAAGATGATCGGCAAGGACGTTTCGGTTTATTACGGCGAAAAGCGCGCGCTTTACGACGTGAACCTCAACGTCCGTGAAAACACGGTGACTGCGCTTATCGGCCCGTCCGGTTGCGGTAAATCCACTTTCCTGCGCACCTTGAACCGCATGAACGACACGATCGACGGTTGCCGGGTCACCGGCAAGATCACGCTCGACACGGACGATATCTACGATCAGGCGATCGACGTCGTCGAATTGCGCGCCCGCGTCGGCATGGTGTTCCAGAAGCCTAACCCGTTTCCCAAGACCATCTATGAAAACATCGCCTACGGCCCGCGCATCCATGGTCTCGCCCGCAACAAGGCGGATATGGACCAGATCGTCGAGCAGAGCCTGCAGAAGGCGGGTCTCTGGAACGAGGTGAAGGATCGCCTGCTGGAGTCCGGCACGGGTCTCTCCGGTGGCCAGCAGCAGCGTCTGTGCATCGCGCGCGCGGTTGCCGTCAGCCCGGAAGTCATCCTGATGGACGAACCCTGCTCGGCGCTCGATCCGATCGCGACCGCAAAGGTCGAGGAACTGATCCACGAACTGCGCACCAACTACACGATCGTCATCGTCACGCACTCCATGCAGCAGGCGGCGCGTGTTTCGCAGCGTACGGCCATGTTCCATCTTGGTCATCTTGTCGAAGAAAATGAAACGGACAAGATGTTCACCAATCCGGATGACCAGCGCACGCAGGATTACATCATGGGCCGCTTCGGCTGA
- the pstC gene encoding phosphate ABC transporter permease subunit PstC, whose amino-acid sequence MNTSILLLILALIGIGSYLLGSRRAVALSGGRPATMHSRAGYHGSYAVVWAVLPAALILCAWLVISPLIITSSVRAEFPEDVRAQSEAQQSLTYGMVTSIARGLQRLTAEETAQVDADAATVRPLLASKGVAIAGDPERYMVDAAQTLNAMTSTSRIAMIAIVLLAAFGGAAYALRSIAPRFRARNRVEKVILAALLVASSIAILTTVGIVLSMLTEAIQFFTMVPAHQFFFGTVWDPRFAAAGATDSSGQFGLIPLLAGTLYIGFVAMLVAVPVGLFSAIYMSEYASPRLRSVAKPLLEVLAGIPTIVYGFFALTTVGPFLRDISTQINGLATGNYANFIQAQSVITAGFVMGIMLIPYVSSLSDDIITAVPRSLRDGSLGLGATRSETIKKVIVPAALPGIVGAVLMTASRAIGETMIVVLAAGVAARLQLNPFEPMTTVTVKIVSQLTGDLEFTSPQTLVAFALGITLFAITLCLNIYALYIVRKYREQYE is encoded by the coding sequence ATGAACACATCGATCCTTTTGCTGATACTGGCGCTGATCGGCATCGGCAGCTATCTGCTCGGCAGCCGCCGTGCCGTTGCCCTGTCTGGCGGGCGCCCCGCCACCATGCATTCCCGTGCCGGTTATCACGGTTCCTACGCGGTGGTCTGGGCGGTGCTGCCCGCGGCGCTCATTCTCTGCGCCTGGCTTGTCATCAGCCCGCTGATCATTACGTCTTCCGTGCGCGCTGAATTTCCTGAAGATGTGCGCGCCCAATCCGAAGCGCAGCAGAGCCTGACATATGGTATGGTAACGTCGATCGCCCGAGGTCTGCAGCGGCTGACGGCGGAGGAGACGGCGCAGGTTGATGCGGATGCCGCCACGGTGCGGCCGCTTCTGGCGTCGAAGGGCGTTGCCATAGCCGGCGATCCCGAGCGCTACATGGTCGATGCCGCCCAGACGCTGAACGCGATGACGTCCACCAGCCGTATTGCGATGATCGCAATCGTGCTGCTGGCCGCTTTCGGCGGTGCAGCTTATGCGCTGCGTTCGATCGCTCCGCGCTTCCGGGCGCGCAACAGGGTCGAGAAGGTCATTCTCGCGGCCCTGCTCGTTGCCTCCTCCATTGCCATTCTGACGACCGTCGGCATCGTCCTGTCGATGCTGACGGAAGCCATCCAGTTCTTCACCATGGTTCCGGCACACCAGTTCTTCTTCGGAACGGTATGGGATCCGCGTTTCGCGGCGGCGGGTGCAACGGACTCGTCCGGCCAGTTCGGCCTGATCCCGCTGCTCGCCGGCACGCTTTACATCGGTTTCGTCGCCATGCTGGTGGCGGTCCCGGTCGGCCTGTTTTCGGCGATCTACATGTCGGAATACGCCTCGCCACGCCTTCGCTCCGTGGCAAAGCCGCTGCTCGAGGTGCTCGCCGGCATTCCCACCATCGTCTACGGCTTCTTCGCGCTGACGACGGTTGGTCCGTTCCTCAGAGACATTTCCACGCAGATCAACGGCCTGGCGACGGGTAACTACGCCAACTTCATCCAGGCGCAGAGCGTCATTACCGCCGGCTTCGTCATGGGCATCATGCTGATCCCCTATGTCTCGTCGCTGTCGGATGACATCATCACCGCCGTGCCGCGTTCGCTGCGTGACGGTTCGCTCGGTCTCGGCGCCACGCGGTCTGAAACCATCAAGAAGGTCATCGTTCCCGCCGCTCTTCCCGGCATCGTCGGCGCCGTGCTGATGACGGCATCGCGTGCGATTGGCGAAACCATGATCGTGGTTCTCGCGGCCGGCGTTGCCGCCCGCCTGCAGCTCAACCCCTTCGAACCGATGACCACCGTAACGGTCAAGATCGTCAGTCAGCTGACCGGCGACCTTGAATTCACCTCGCCGCAAACGCTGGTTGCCTTCGCGCTGGGCATCACACTTTTTGCCATCACGCTTTGCCTGAATATCTACGCGCTTTACATCGTGCGCAAATACCGGGAGCAATATGAATGA
- the pstA gene encoding phosphate ABC transporter permease PstA, whose amino-acid sequence MTDIVSPAAGAAGTNKAARRDIGIKRRYAAERRFRAYGMAAISFGLLFLFLLLWSVVSKGYTAFQQTMITVPVEFSELIIDPKNERAANPAKLMTANYPVLARDAVAKVLGVAPTDRAGLRAVNTMISDSVRTQLRDIVVADPAIIGTTRTVTLLASGDVDSAFKGQVDMTVDEANRRISNQQLGWMNQLAESGQLGKHFNTGIFVNGNSSRPEAAGVGVALIGSFYMMLIVLVLSLPIGVAASIYLEEFAPKNRLTDLIEVNINNLAAVPSIVYGLLGLSVFINFMGFPRSASLVGGLVLTLMTLPTIIIATRAALKAVPPSIRAAALGLGASKMQTIFHHVLPLAMPGILTGTIIGLAHALGETAPLLLIGMVAFVANYPTTPMDPSTALPVQIYMWANEAERAFVERTSGAIIILLLFLIVMNVGAILLRRRFERRW is encoded by the coding sequence ATGACCGACATCGTTTCTCCCGCAGCCGGCGCTGCCGGCACCAACAAGGCCGCACGTCGTGATATCGGCATCAAGCGCCGCTACGCCGCCGAACGCCGTTTCCGTGCCTATGGCATGGCAGCGATTTCCTTCGGCCTCCTGTTCCTCTTCCTGCTGCTCTGGTCGGTCGTCTCCAAGGGCTACACCGCCTTCCAGCAGACGATGATCACCGTTCCGGTCGAGTTTTCCGAACTGATCATCGATCCGAAGAATGAGCGGGCCGCAAATCCTGCCAAGCTGATGACGGCCAATTATCCCGTCCTCGCTCGCGATGCGGTCGCCAAGGTTCTTGGCGTTGCGCCGACGGACCGTGCCGGTCTTCGCGCCGTCAACACCATGATCTCGGACAGCGTTCGGACACAGCTACGCGATATCGTCGTTGCCGATCCGGCCATTATCGGCACCACGCGCACCGTCACGCTTCTGGCGTCTGGTGATGTCGACAGTGCCTTCAAGGGCCAGGTGGACATGACGGTGGATGAAGCCAACCGCCGTATCTCGAACCAGCAGCTCGGCTGGATGAACCAGCTCGCCGAAAGCGGGCAGCTCGGCAAGCATTTCAATACTGGCATCTTCGTCAACGGCAATTCGAGCCGTCCGGAAGCGGCGGGTGTCGGCGTGGCGCTGATCGGCTCCTTTTACATGATGCTGATCGTGCTTGTGCTGTCGCTGCCGATCGGCGTTGCAGCCTCCATCTATCTTGAGGAATTTGCCCCGAAGAACCGCCTGACGGATCTCATCGAGGTGAACATCAACAATCTGGCGGCTGTTCCTTCGATCGTTTACGGTCTGCTCGGCCTTTCCGTTTTCATCAACTTCATGGGCTTTCCGCGCTCCGCCTCTCTGGTCGGTGGCCTTGTCCTGACGCTGATGACGCTGCCGACGATCATCATCGCGACCCGTGCCGCATTGAAGGCCGTGCCGCCGTCGATCCGCGCTGCCGCACTCGGTCTGGGCGCATCCAAGATGCAGACGATCTTCCACCACGTCCTGCCGCTCGCCATGCCTGGCATTCTGACCGGCACCATCATCGGCCTCGCCCACGCACTGGGCGAAACGGCGCCGCTGCTTCTGATCGGCATGGTGGCATTCGTTGCGAATTATCCGACAACGCCGATGGATCCGTCCACGGCTCTGCCGGTGCAAATTTACATGTGGGCGAACGAAGCCGAACGCGCCTTTGTCGAGAGGACATCTGGCGCTATCATCATCCTGCTTCTGTTCCTCATCGTCATGAATGTTGGCGCAATCCTGTTGCGTCGCCGCTTTGAGCGGCGCTGGTAG